In the Kaistella sp. 97-N-M2 genome, one interval contains:
- the dut gene encoding dUTP diphosphatase, which translates to MKIKIINKSNHPLPKYQTEISAGMDLYANIEENITLKSLERKLVPTGLFLELPAGVEAQIRPRSGLALKNGVTVLNSPGTIDADYRGEIGVILVNLSAEEFTVANGDRIAQMVIAKYETAVLEEVTILGETTRGAGGFGSTSK; encoded by the coding sequence ATGAAAATTAAAATCATCAATAAATCCAACCATCCTTTACCCAAATATCAGACAGAAATTTCTGCAGGCATGGATCTTTACGCGAATATTGAAGAAAATATCACATTAAAATCGCTCGAAAGGAAACTGGTTCCAACAGGATTGTTTCTGGAACTTCCGGCCGGCGTCGAAGCGCAAATTCGCCCAAGAAGTGGTTTGGCGCTGAAAAACGGAGTTACGGTGCTGAATTCTCCCGGAACCATCGATGCGGATTACCGCGGCGAGATTGGGGTTATTTTAGTAAATTTGTCCGCGGAAGAATTTACGGTTGCCAATGGGGACCGAATTGCCCAAATGGTGATTGCGAAATATGAAACTGCAGTACTGGAAGAAGTTACCATTTTAGGCGAAACTACACGAGGAGCCGGTGGCTTCGGAAGCACTTCAAAATAA